In one Paenibacillus sp. JQZ6Y-1 genomic region, the following are encoded:
- a CDS encoding DUF4178 domain-containing protein, translating to MGLWKRISNLISKPEAPRPQKGPLDLKAGDICEVSLITYEVVGTARNTARNAVMLTLQDGANIVYLHVESREQLRYALYAPIDGGLENPNEVPTHIEMDGTDYYLDEQYSGSVLSTGRTPVLPGAANGDQHVWMHQSDDRKLLRIEWQGGRFTLYEGEYVLNGDVSVIRAN from the coding sequence ATGGGACTGTGGAAACGAATTAGCAACCTGATCTCCAAGCCGGAAGCACCGCGTCCGCAAAAAGGACCGCTGGATTTGAAGGCTGGCGATATATGTGAAGTATCGCTGATTACATATGAAGTGGTCGGCACTGCGCGAAATACGGCACGCAATGCAGTGATGCTGACGCTGCAAGATGGCGCCAACATCGTGTATCTGCATGTGGAATCGCGTGAGCAACTGCGTTATGCGCTGTATGCTCCAATCGACGGTGGATTGGAAAATCCAAATGAAGTACCGACTCATATTGAAATGGATGGCACCGACTATTATCTGGATGAGCAGTACAGTGGATCTGTACTGTCTACAGGACGTACGCCCGTATTGCCCGGAGCAGCCAATGGCGATCAGCATGTATGGATGCATCAATCGGATGATCGTAAGCTGCTGCGGATTGAATGGCAGGGGGGACGCTTTACCCTGTATGAAGGCGAATATGTACTGAATGGCGATGTTTCGGTCATCCGGGCTAACTAG
- a CDS encoding DUF350 domain-containing protein — protein MNWDIILQILVWTGVGAVLLCVLMYLDSFFTKYKDIAEIKAGNTAVAIRLVMKLFAQGYILSVSINTSWSLWEAVLVSIVSFVILLVLEQLARLLLKQIAGLDLDEGTRQGLIGHGLLGGALQLVGAFIISASL, from the coding sequence ATGAACTGGGATATTATATTGCAAATTCTCGTATGGACCGGTGTAGGCGCTGTGCTGTTATGTGTGCTAATGTATCTGGATTCCTTTTTTACCAAATACAAAGACATTGCCGAGATCAAGGCGGGCAATACGGCGGTAGCGATTCGACTGGTGATGAAGCTATTCGCACAGGGATACATTTTGTCGGTATCGATTAATACATCGTGGAGTCTGTGGGAAGCAGTACTTGTATCGATCGTATCGTTTGTCATTTTGCTGGTGTTGGAACAGCTGGCGCGTTTACTGCTCAAACAGATCGCTGGATTGGATCTGGATGAAGGCACACGCCAAGGCTTGATCGGACATGGATTACTTGGTGGCGCGCTGCAATTGGTTGGCGCATTTATTATTTCCGCTTCGCTGTAA
- a CDS encoding PspA/IM30 family protein produces MSIFKRLRDLTLSNVYALIEKAEDPIKMTDQYIRDMAADLEDAEKAVASQIAIEKRFKQLYEEQDALVKKREEQAHIAAQAQNVDLARRALEEKKSAEAKRDEYKANFDQNKAAADNLRGKLEEMRKQLTEMKNKRETLVARYNAAKAQTEINKTMNGFSADSAASGMKRMEDKMLQMEARAEASNEMNAKGKSLDDEIEALGTNKEVEDELSALMKQYEKQ; encoded by the coding sequence ATGTCTATTTTTAAACGTTTGCGTGATCTTACGCTGTCCAATGTGTATGCCCTGATCGAGAAAGCAGAAGACCCAATCAAAATGACGGATCAGTATATCCGTGATATGGCAGCTGATCTAGAGGATGCAGAAAAAGCAGTCGCTTCCCAAATTGCCATTGAGAAACGCTTTAAGCAGCTGTACGAAGAACAAGACGCACTGGTGAAAAAACGCGAAGAGCAAGCTCATATTGCAGCTCAAGCTCAAAATGTTGATCTCGCTCGTCGTGCGCTGGAAGAGAAGAAAAGCGCTGAAGCGAAGCGTGACGAATATAAAGCCAATTTTGACCAGAACAAAGCGGCGGCTGACAATCTGCGCGGCAAGCTGGAAGAGATGCGCAAGCAGCTGACCGAAATGAAGAACAAGCGCGAAACGCTGGTAGCTCGCTACAATGCAGCCAAAGCGCAAACCGAGATCAACAAAACTATGAACGGCTTCAGTGCCGATTCGGCAGCTTCCGGTATGAAGCGCATGGAAGACAAAATGCTGCAAATGGAAGCACGCGCCGAAGCCAGCAACGAGATGAATGCCAAAGGCAAATCGCTCGATGACGAAATCGAAGCATTGGGTACAAACAAAGAAGTGGAAGACGAGCTGTCTGCACTGATGAAGCAATACGAAAAGCAATAA